The Aulosira sp. FACHB-615 genomic interval GGAAGGAACCATCCCTGGTGGTGGTGGTTCGGGATACAAGTCGCGGTAGTTCGGCCCACCTTCGTAGTTAAATACCGTTGCTTGACCTTCAAATCGGAAAATCGACCCGTAAACATTGGGCTTGTTCAGCAATACACAAGCATCATTGACTAGATATCTCGTGGGAAAGTTATCAGTGCCATCCACCACGATATCGTAAGGACGAACAATATCGAGGGCGTTTTCGGAACTCAGACGAGTTTCGTATAAATCAACCTGACAATAAGGGTTAATTTCGTGAATGCGGTTTTTAGCTGATTCAATTTTGGGTTTACCTACCCAAGAAGTACCGTGAATTACTTGACGTTGTAGGTTAGAAGTATCAACAACATCAAAATCCACAATACCAATGCGGCCGATACCAGCTGCGGCTAAATATAGCAGCAGTGGAGAACCTAAACCACCTGTACCGATACATAATACACTGGCGGCTTTTAAGCGTTTTTGACCTTCGACACCGACTTCTGGCAAAATCAAGTGGCGAGAGTATCGTTCGTAGTCGTCTTTAGTTAGCTGGATTTCATCCAGGTTGGGATTTAACATAGCAGTTGTGCTGTGGACGAACGGATCATTAATCCTATCGAAAAATGATGTGTTTATTTAACTTAAGTAGCTGAATTTATCAAGAAGAATTCAGAACTCAGGAGTCAGAATTCAGAATGAATTTTGTCCAACTGGTGAAAAAATTGGTTGAATTGAGTCTGTGACTTCACCTATGCAGGAATGAAGTATTCTGAATTCTTTATTCTGGCTACTGTTTTATGGTATCGATTGTCTCTCGTTGAAACTGATGCTGGTCATCTAAACTCCAACTAAGGAGTTCGCCAGCTTGGCCATTTTGAACGGAAACTATTATATACGAGTATGCAGGCCAAGCATACTGGCGATCGCATTCGGAAGGAATTGCGGGGTTATCAGGGTGGGAGTGATAAATGCCAATTATGTTTAATGATTTATCCCGCGCTGATTTTTGTATTTGTAACATATCTTGGGGTGCGATCGCATATCTGCTGGTTTCGCTGCGTTCTGTATTAGGGGCGAAATTCGCTGACTCAGCACTCCAGGCGTTTTTGGTGGGGATAATTTCGACGACAGTTTTAATCTGATTTTCTAGATAGCCAAGGATAATTCCGCAGCATTCGTTGGGGTAGGTGCTTTCAGCGTGGCTGCGGATCATTTGGATGTGTTGTGGTAGAAGTTTAATAACTGCTATATTCAAAAGTTCCGACTCTGCTTGTCAATAAAGGATATTAAAAGTTGCTTGACTTCCACTACACTGCTAATCAGGCGATCGTAATCAGATGGGGTGAGCATATCTAACTCATAACAAAGCAGCAGATAATACTCCACTTCAATCGCTGCATCCTTCGCCAACACCAGCAAGTTGATTTGTTCGGTTTTATCATCGCGATCGCATCCTTGGGCTATTTTAATCGGAATT includes:
- a CDS encoding four helix bundle protein translates to MTDFREIPVWEKAHELTVAIYEITRTFPEAELLGLTQQIRLACAAIPIKIAQGCDRDDKTEQINLLVLAKDAAIEVEYYLLLCYELDMLTPSDYDRLISSVVEVKQLLISFIDKQSRNF
- a CDS encoding Mov34/MPN/PAD-1 family protein, coding for MNIAVIKLLPQHIQMIRSHAESTYPNECCGIILGYLENQIKTVVEIIPTKNAWSAESANFAPNTERSETSRYAIAPQDMLQIQKSARDKSLNIIGIYHSHPDNPAIPSECDRQYAWPAYSYIIVSVQNGQAGELLSWSLDDQHQFQRETIDTIKQ